From one Thermanaeromonas sp. C210 genomic stretch:
- a CDS encoding ubiquinol-cytochrome c reductase iron-sulfur subunit, whose translation MEVPVVLGVTTPLVLTAGALSPPRSLRPLPPRMAVAKEEEVGEKPVEFIYDGYPAILFKKDGEYKAFSRVCTHLGCIVAWKEEEQVFECPCHGGVFDAEGKVVKGPPPEPLHRLAVWVENGLVMVEKEVG comes from the coding sequence ATGGAAGTCCCGGTGGTACTAGGTGTGACTACACCTCTGGTGCTTACCGCCGGAGCGCTGTCGCCGCCCCGCTCTTTAAGGCCCCTTCCGCCGCGCATGGCCGTGGCCAAAGAAGAGGAAGTTGGGGAAAAACCGGTGGAATTCATCTATGACGGCTACCCTGCCATTCTCTTCAAGAAGGATGGGGAATACAAAGCCTTTTCTCGGGTATGTACCCATTTGGGCTGTATTGTGGCCTGGAAGGAAGAGGAGCAGGTTTTTGAATGCCCTTGCCATGGCGGCGTATTTGACGCCGAAGGCAAAGTAGTGAAGGGGCCGCCCCCTGAACCTTTGCACCGCCTGGCAGTCTGGGTAGAAAACGGCTTGGTAATGGTGGAAAAGGAGGTGGGGTAA
- a CDS encoding c-type cytochrome, giving the protein MRVTFTGTMVLVGMVIGFLFFSPYAIPQQVPSEAEADTAGALAFQGACTTCHGVDRVENYQGNQSWEEIIQLMRDFGAFITEEEAKEIQQYLESTYPR; this is encoded by the coding sequence GTGAGAGTCACGTTCACGGGAACTATGGTCCTGGTAGGTATGGTGATAGGATTCTTGTTCTTTTCTCCGTATGCCATTCCCCAACAGGTTCCCAGTGAGGCGGAAGCGGATACCGCCGGCGCCCTTGCCTTTCAAGGAGCCTGTACGACATGCCACGGCGTGGACCGGGTAGAGAATTACCAGGGGAATCAGAGCTGGGAGGAGATCATTCAGCTTATGCGCGATTTTGGGGCCTTTATAACAGAGGAAGAAGCCAAGGAGATCCAGCAATATTTAGAAAGCACTTATCCCAGATAA
- a CDS encoding cobalamin B12-binding domain-containing protein produces MKERFPTTKDLALAIARGDNKEAVAMARQLLARGLDVELVVEEGLTKALESLDVKCNNEQFSLLEILLAGRAMMDVMEQVICRHISLSSSRLKRNEVVILGTIKGDVHDLGKNIVGLMLKVCGYKVVDLGKDVDPLRFVEAAAHEGARYIGVSSLITTTVDYVKEVKKLAVQEGLKEVRVLAGGAALRQAEAGELNVDYVAQNVFNLLQYLKKEGE; encoded by the coding sequence GAGATTTCCCACTACTAAGGATCTCGCCCTGGCCATCGCCCGCGGAGACAATAAAGAAGCCGTAGCTATGGCCCGCCAGTTATTGGCCAGGGGGCTAGATGTGGAGCTGGTAGTTGAGGAAGGGCTAACTAAAGCCTTAGAGTCCCTGGATGTCAAGTGTAATAACGAACAGTTCAGTTTGCTAGAAATTTTACTGGCAGGCCGGGCTATGATGGATGTGATGGAGCAGGTTATCTGCAGGCATATTTCTTTGAGCAGCAGCCGCCTAAAAAGAAATGAGGTTGTTATTTTAGGAACGATTAAAGGAGATGTCCATGACTTAGGCAAAAACATCGTCGGTCTCATGTTAAAGGTGTGCGGTTACAAGGTGGTTGATTTGGGCAAGGATGTGGACCCTTTACGCTTTGTAGAGGCTGCCGCCCACGAGGGGGCCCGCTATATTGGGGTGAGCAGCCTGATTACCACTACCGTGGATTACGTAAAGGAAGTGAAGAAGCTGGCCGTCCAAGAGGGGTTAAAAGAAGTACGCGTCCTCGCGGGTGGTGCGGCCTTGCGCCAGGCAGAAGCCGGGGAGCTCAATGTAGACTATGTAGCCCAGAATGTTTTTAACCTGTTGCAGTACTTAAAAAAAGAGGGTGAATAG
- a CDS encoding DUF4418 family protein — translation MKTKLQKVTGTIGLLLGGLIILTPFHLAPVCQRLLELKTGRLVHMRCHYTGQAEVYLGIAVLLTSLFFLLAQGSGARKALGKVWAVLGLLVLLLPTKYGIGVCLSPMECWTTRIVLYVLGGLVVANGLAVHLEKDRAADATSGERRAHLSSAP, via the coding sequence TTGAAAACTAAACTGCAGAAAGTCACCGGGACCATAGGTTTACTGCTGGGAGGGCTGATCATTTTGACTCCCTTCCACCTGGCTCCGGTATGCCAGAGGCTCCTGGAGCTGAAAACCGGGAGGCTCGTCCATATGCGCTGCCATTATACGGGACAGGCTGAAGTTTACCTGGGTATCGCTGTCCTTTTGACGTCCCTATTTTTCTTGCTGGCCCAGGGAAGCGGGGCCAGGAAAGCCCTGGGGAAAGTATGGGCGGTTTTAGGGCTGCTAGTTCTCCTCCTTCCCACAAAGTACGGTATCGGTGTTTGTCTTAGCCCCATGGAATGCTGGACTACGCGCATAGTATTGTATGTGCTGGGCGGATTAGTAGTGGCAAATGGGCTGGCCGTTCACTTGGAAAAAGACAGGGCGGCAGATGCCACTTCAGGAGAAAGGCGGGCGCACCTTAGCTCGGCACCCTAA
- a CDS encoding ABC transporter ATP-binding protein has protein sequence MEIRLLKVSHCFDDGYGGKVTPLREIDWTLQGGETYALLGPSGSGKTTLLFILGCLLRPTEGEVIMDGRNVYHLSEDQLSELRGQRIGFVFQRCYLIPTLTVWENLALPAWVLKKEIPKRKLATRIEELLEQFGLKERAGFLPHQLSGGQRRRVALARALLYDPEIILADEPTAEMDEAQRQKVAEWLLTTRRQGKTVVVATHDTWLASQARHIFALKNGKLYLQNKNSLAV, from the coding sequence ATGGAGATCAGGTTGCTAAAAGTTTCGCATTGCTTTGACGACGGCTACGGCGGAAAGGTGACCCCCTTACGGGAAATCGATTGGACCTTGCAAGGGGGGGAGACCTATGCCCTCCTGGGCCCCTCGGGAAGCGGCAAGACGACATTACTTTTTATCCTGGGCTGCCTGCTCCGCCCTACCGAGGGGGAGGTGATAATGGACGGGCGGAACGTGTACCACTTGAGCGAAGACCAGCTGAGCGAGCTGAGGGGCCAAAGGATAGGATTTGTTTTTCAACGTTGTTATCTGATACCTACCTTGACTGTCTGGGAAAACCTGGCCTTACCTGCTTGGGTACTGAAGAAGGAAATACCGAAGAGAAAATTGGCCACCAGGATAGAGGAATTATTGGAACAGTTCGGCCTTAAGGAAAGAGCCGGGTTTTTACCCCACCAGCTGAGCGGAGGGCAGCGCCGTCGGGTGGCTCTGGCCAGGGCCCTGCTTTACGATCCGGAAATAATCCTGGCCGATGAGCCCACGGCTGAAATGGATGAGGCTCAACGTCAAAAGGTGGCGGAGTGGCTACTGACCACCAGGCGCCAGGGTAAAACTGTAGTGGTGGCTACCCATGATACCTGGTTGGCTTCCCAGGCCCGGCACATCTTCGCTTTAAAAAATGGGAAGCTGTACTTGCAGAATAAGAATAGCCTGGCTGTATAA
- a CDS encoding uroporphyrinogen decarboxylase family protein, giving the protein MERSPLERFKDALRWQPTGRRCCLPMVFGYAATLAGLKIRDYVTEAEAQVYSQLQAQRCFGYDGVFVYGGNAVEVESLGVPLEFPADDYPYVQPGYQPPSPDILLKKPLPDPAKHGRMPQLLKAARILRREVGDKLPVIAVVVGPVSIVAQILGLEKTLFLLADNPRKLQEVLSYLAPLSRNFALALLDAGAQVIMLMDPVASQSIIPPSIFREVELPLIHSIFRDCKTAGALACWLAITGQSRDLLPSYPQAGADLATVDYEVPLKEAFNLLPHTVVVGNIKPFSFVQLDPGEIKEEARTLLRLAASQRGYILGTGCELPLNSRPENLEALMAAREEKEDYGT; this is encoded by the coding sequence ATGGAGAGGAGCCCCCTGGAAAGGTTCAAGGATGCCCTCCGGTGGCAGCCCACCGGCCGCCGCTGTTGCTTGCCTATGGTTTTTGGGTATGCGGCTACACTGGCGGGGCTCAAAATTAGGGATTATGTGACAGAGGCCGAGGCCCAGGTATATTCCCAGCTGCAGGCCCAGAGGTGTTTCGGCTACGACGGGGTGTTCGTTTACGGGGGCAATGCGGTAGAGGTAGAAAGCCTAGGTGTCCCCCTGGAGTTTCCCGCAGACGATTATCCCTACGTCCAGCCCGGCTACCAGCCCCCGTCCCCTGATATTTTACTCAAGAAACCCTTGCCCGATCCTGCCAAGCACGGCAGGATGCCCCAACTATTAAAGGCAGCCAGGATATTGCGCCGGGAAGTGGGAGATAAGCTTCCGGTAATAGCTGTAGTGGTAGGACCTGTCAGCATTGTCGCCCAGATCTTGGGCCTCGAAAAGACCTTGTTCTTGCTGGCAGATAATCCACGGAAACTCCAAGAAGTCTTAAGTTACTTGGCCCCCTTATCCCGCAATTTTGCCTTGGCCCTCTTGGACGCAGGAGCCCAGGTCATTATGCTGATGGACCCCGTCGCCTCTCAGAGCATTATCCCTCCCAGCATATTCCGGGAGGTGGAACTTCCTTTAATTCATAGCATTTTTAGAGACTGCAAGACGGCCGGAGCCCTGGCTTGTTGGCTGGCCATTACCGGCCAAAGTCGCGACTTGCTGCCTTCTTATCCGCAGGCCGGGGCTGACCTGGCGACCGTAGACTATGAGGTACCCTTAAAAGAGGCTTTTAACCTGTTGCCCCATACAGTTGTGGTGGGCAACATAAAGCCCTTCTCCTTTGTACAGCTTGACCCCGGGGAAATAAAAGAAGAGGCGCGGACTTTACTGCGGCTGGCCGCTTCGCAGCGGGGCTATATTTTAGGCACCGGGTGCGAATTGCCCCTCAATAGCCGGCCGGAAAACTTAGAGGCTCTCATGGCGGCTCGAGAGGAGAAGGAGGATTATGGGACTTAA
- a CDS encoding ABC transporter permease, giving the protein MLWRLSLRNLQRRPWQTGLTLMVVATCTASLVACLLLVKGIEVGTRGAVDNLGADILVLPPGVEYDPDQVLFTGIPVNVYMPAQMLEKVKSVAGVAEATAQFFSQTLNQSCCSLPEEYRLVGYDPQTDFVVKRLLDKSVGRDLNPNEVIVGGEVPAFLGDRVLILGHPYEVAGYLRPLGGGVDKTIFIHISNARQISAESPYLQHLWKEAGDPAHLVSAILVRVQEGAAPEVVARSINSLGGVRAVTAGKLFLDLKKQLLVLVGVSWLLVVALGGVIVASLLSRYTSLVIERQGEIGLLRALGARKGHIFSMVMLETLWTGLGAGLLGLLGGWGITLILKGLVQKSGSFPFLLPPTAEVALLLGGILLVILILSALAAAWPARTCSCLDPVTALTEGELK; this is encoded by the coding sequence GTGTTATGGAGGTTAAGCTTAAGAAACCTTCAGCGCAGGCCCTGGCAAACCGGCTTAACCTTAATGGTAGTGGCTACTTGTACGGCTTCACTGGTGGCTTGTCTGCTGCTGGTAAAAGGCATTGAGGTGGGCACGCGAGGAGCCGTAGATAACCTGGGAGCAGATATCTTGGTTTTGCCCCCTGGAGTGGAATATGACCCCGACCAGGTGTTGTTTACCGGTATCCCGGTGAATGTCTATATGCCGGCCCAAATGCTAGAAAAGGTTAAGTCCGTTGCAGGAGTCGCCGAAGCTACCGCCCAGTTCTTTAGCCAGACCTTAAATCAGAGCTGCTGTAGCCTCCCCGAGGAATACAGATTAGTTGGCTACGATCCCCAAACGGATTTTGTGGTGAAAAGGCTGTTGGACAAGTCGGTTGGACGGGATTTAAATCCCAATGAAGTGATAGTAGGTGGCGAGGTACCGGCCTTTTTAGGGGATCGAGTGCTGATATTGGGTCATCCCTATGAAGTGGCGGGTTACTTACGCCCTCTGGGAGGCGGGGTGGATAAAACTATCTTTATTCACATTTCCAATGCGCGCCAGATCTCAGCCGAAAGTCCTTACTTGCAACACCTGTGGAAGGAAGCGGGGGACCCCGCCCACCTTGTTTCAGCCATACTGGTCCGGGTGCAGGAGGGGGCGGCCCCTGAAGTGGTGGCTAGGTCCATTAACAGCCTAGGGGGTGTAAGGGCGGTAACGGCAGGAAAGCTGTTCCTGGACTTAAAAAAGCAGCTGTTGGTATTGGTGGGTGTTAGTTGGTTGCTGGTAGTGGCCCTTGGAGGGGTCATTGTGGCCTCCCTCTTATCCCGCTATACCTCCTTAGTGATAGAACGCCAGGGGGAAATAGGCCTGCTGCGGGCCCTGGGGGCTAGGAAGGGGCACATTTTCTCCATGGTGATGCTAGAAACCCTTTGGACCGGCTTGGGGGCCGGCCTGTTGGGCCTCCTGGGCGGCTGGGGGATAACGCTCATTCTGAAGGGGTTGGTGCAGAAATCCGGTTCCTTTCCTTTTCTGCTGCCTCCGACGGCTGAGGTGGCCCTGCTGCTGGGAGGTATACTTCTGGTCATCTTAATCCTGAGCGCTCTAGCGGCCGCCTGGCCGGCTAGAACCTGCTCCTGCTTGGACCCGGTAACTGCGCTGACCGAAGGGGAGCTCAAGTAA
- a CDS encoding sigma-54-dependent transcriptional regulator, with translation MTGKRRILVIDDEIDMLETCQRLLERMGYECTTLRDSTRSAEAIAEVQPDIVLTDLVMPQLDGLEVLRITQDILPDALVIIITGYATVESAVKAMKDGAFDYLPKPFSAEQLEVTLKRAVERLALREENQILRSQLEERYNFANLIGANGGLQQVVEILRKASDCDANVLILGESGTGKELVARSIHANSKRRQGPFIAVNCASLPDELLESELFGHEKGAFTGAHASKEGLMELAHKGTLFLDEIGELSWSLQAKLLRALEERAFRRVGGTKEIKVDVRVLAATNRNLEEAVERREFREDLYYRLNVITITLPPLRERRQDIRLLANHFLQHFSRQMGKPVKGISPKALELLQQYSWPGNVRELRNAIERAVALCDSKVIMPEDLPEKLQKKEDVFYTSPRVDLPFHKAKAQWIETFEVRYLLELLKKNGGNISQAAREAGVNRKTIHRLLKKHKIPFDDG, from the coding sequence GTGACAGGTAAGCGTCGTATACTGGTCATTGACGATGAGATAGACATGCTGGAAACTTGCCAGCGCCTCCTGGAGCGTATGGGCTACGAATGTACTACCTTAAGGGATAGCACACGATCCGCTGAAGCTATAGCCGAAGTGCAGCCGGATATAGTACTTACGGATCTAGTGATGCCGCAACTGGATGGCCTGGAAGTTCTCCGGATTACCCAAGACATTTTACCGGATGCCCTGGTCATCATTATTACCGGGTATGCTACGGTGGAATCGGCTGTTAAAGCCATGAAAGACGGGGCCTTTGATTACCTACCCAAACCTTTTTCGGCAGAACAACTGGAAGTAACCCTTAAGCGGGCGGTAGAACGGCTGGCCTTAAGGGAAGAGAACCAAATTTTGCGCTCCCAATTAGAGGAAAGATATAATTTTGCCAACCTCATCGGAGCCAACGGTGGGCTCCAGCAGGTAGTAGAAATCCTCCGTAAAGCCTCCGACTGTGATGCCAACGTTCTTATCCTGGGGGAAAGCGGCACCGGTAAAGAACTGGTGGCTCGCAGTATCCATGCCAACAGCAAGCGGAGGCAGGGTCCCTTCATCGCGGTGAATTGTGCTTCCCTGCCCGATGAGTTATTGGAGAGCGAACTCTTCGGACATGAAAAAGGCGCTTTTACCGGCGCCCATGCCAGCAAAGAAGGCTTAATGGAATTAGCCCATAAAGGTACCCTGTTTCTGGACGAAATTGGAGAGTTGAGCTGGTCGCTACAGGCCAAGTTATTGAGGGCCCTGGAGGAGCGGGCCTTCCGCCGCGTAGGGGGTACGAAAGAGATTAAGGTGGACGTGCGTGTCTTGGCAGCCACCAATCGTAATCTGGAAGAAGCGGTAGAGAGGCGGGAGTTTCGCGAGGATCTTTACTACCGCCTGAATGTTATTACTATCACTTTACCGCCTTTGAGGGAGCGCAGGCAGGATATTCGCCTGTTGGCAAACCATTTTCTCCAGCATTTTTCTCGCCAGATGGGCAAACCCGTGAAGGGCATCTCGCCCAAGGCCCTTGAGCTCCTCCAACAGTATTCCTGGCCGGGCAACGTCCGCGAGTTAAGAAATGCGATAGAGAGAGCGGTAGCCCTCTGTGACTCTAAGGTTATCATGCCTGAAGATCTACCTGAGAAGTTGCAGAAAAAAGAGGACGTCTTTTACACCTCCCCCCGGGTAGACTTGCCTTTTCATAAGGCTAAAGCCCAGTGGATCGAAACTTTTGAGGTTAGATACCTCCTGGAACTGTTAAAGAAGAATGGCGGTAATATTTCCCAGGCGGCCAGGGAAGCCGGCGTAAACCGGAAAACGATTCACCGCCTATTGAAAAAACATAAAATCCCCTTTGATGATGGGTAA
- a CDS encoding ATP-binding protein, producing the protein MGLKGLSGEQLATLIKINNITGYLPLDLPQVLGVIGKELEKLFPPYRCFFLLLNFQYLGIKDIDGETFHGPCGRTIRDCKVVKEQLPVVVDEVKAQHRCCRYPCGRQCLARICVPLVAGTEVLGALSLKSTQPVAFSRAQLDVLLAIANQTAATIQRARLFNRLAWEKERLAQANRDIAALNRALEETIRELQTAQRQLILSERLAAAGRLAANLTHEINNPLGIILTRLELLELEAEKLSLPEAVLKDLAVIKKHVSRIARIARGLLAFSRQTLQGVELVSLNKLIQETVDWLEEQFARQGISFSLQLVDLPLIKGSREQLQQVLVNLLTNARDALPAGGEIKITTALHGDKKEIQVDISDNGVGIPPSNLDKIFEPFFTTKTAGQGTGLGLSISYAIVKKHGGKMEVSSTEGKGTTVSIKLPIPDEGDAGDR; encoded by the coding sequence ATGGGACTTAAGGGGCTAAGCGGGGAACAATTGGCCACCTTAATTAAAATTAATAATATTACCGGTTACCTGCCTCTGGATTTACCTCAGGTTCTGGGTGTTATCGGTAAGGAACTGGAAAAGCTTTTTCCACCTTACCGTTGCTTTTTTCTCCTTTTAAATTTCCAATATTTAGGTATTAAGGATATCGACGGCGAGACCTTTCATGGTCCCTGTGGCCGGACGATACGGGACTGCAAGGTTGTTAAGGAACAACTGCCTGTGGTCGTAGACGAGGTGAAGGCACAGCACAGGTGCTGCCGTTATCCCTGCGGTAGGCAGTGCCTCGCCCGTATCTGTGTTCCCCTCGTTGCGGGCACCGAAGTACTGGGTGCCCTTTCCCTCAAAAGTACACAACCGGTAGCATTTAGCCGGGCACAGTTAGACGTGTTGCTGGCCATAGCCAATCAAACGGCGGCCACCATCCAGCGAGCCCGGCTGTTCAACCGGCTAGCCTGGGAGAAAGAAAGGCTAGCCCAGGCCAACCGGGATATTGCGGCCTTGAACCGGGCCCTGGAGGAGACGATCCGCGAGTTACAAACGGCCCAGCGTCAATTGATTCTTTCCGAACGGCTGGCGGCGGCCGGACGTTTGGCGGCTAATCTGACTCACGAAATAAACAATCCCCTGGGGATAATTCTTACTCGCCTAGAGCTACTGGAACTGGAGGCAGAAAAATTATCTCTGCCCGAAGCGGTGTTGAAGGATTTGGCTGTGATAAAAAAGCACGTCAGCCGCATAGCCCGCATAGCCCGGGGCTTGCTGGCTTTCTCCCGCCAGACGCTACAAGGGGTAGAGCTTGTTTCGCTTAACAAGCTTATCCAAGAGACGGTGGATTGGCTGGAAGAACAATTCGCCCGCCAGGGTATTAGCTTTTCTCTGCAGCTCGTAGACTTGCCCCTGATTAAAGGTAGTCGGGAGCAGCTGCAACAGGTTTTGGTCAACCTTTTAACCAACGCGCGCGATGCCTTGCCTGCCGGCGGGGAGATTAAAATTACCACCGCCCTCCATGGGGACAAGAAGGAAATACAGGTGGATATCAGCGATAACGGCGTGGGCATTCCCCCGTCCAACTTAGATAAAATTTTTGAGCCCTTTTTTACTACTAAAACGGCCGGCCAAGGCACGGGCTTGGGTTTATCCATCAGCTACGCCATTGTGAAAAAGCACGGCGGGAAAATGGAGGTGAGCAGTACGGAAGGGAAGGGCACCACGGTATCCATCAAACTACCAATCCCTGATGAAGGTGATGCGGGTGACAGGTAA